In Leishmania donovani BPK282A1 complete genome, chromosome 20, one genomic interval encodes:
- a CDS encoding coatomer beta subunit, putative — translation MAETAVSSQEESSTLLVGVGKAASAMSSKEIKNALEKGDTTARANALMAIIRLHVNGEPQNYLIMSVIRYITPIDDHLIKKLVLYFWEVVDKRDADGKLLSVIILICSFLRSDLLHPNEYVRGLTLRFLCKVNEVELIEPLVSAVVQNLSHKVAYVRRNAVLAVHYIFKKFPKLLPDAPELVESAIRTETDVSTCRNGLDFLAAFAPERAASYLSDFRDSHTLSAVDGPFLMSVVEFCRQMIRANPYEKARYVPVLFSVLQSKSAAVRYQCATTLLSLSSSPTAIRQATLTYVDIIKVHSDNSVRLIVVEQLNQMRGSYLYVLQDSLLDILSVLQDGSMAIRERVIELAVELVTRRNAETFMQAMRKELLRTNSVDFEVEDANAAMAYRLLIIKAINTALLRHPPSAPSMLPVLLDYLCDTTSTSREVITLIKEVLLSQPELRRDTMKKLSDIFPMMTSSPVMRTALWMFGAYASSADEVLQTLRMLKNAVEPLPFEAPKPLSGDAASLNTTATTNNASSQSNMRAVTTVLEDGTYVTTYTTATPAAAATATNGHGEGDNNDVSSSGLRLALLRGDYFLAAALASTLTKLVVQLFTGEAKGSVDAATRNTAQSDALAILREVLRYGTEADSLHPISADTNEHILLNIELLSNPQAPFMVDVLRASLEALGRAERRSARESGKTDGGGAATASAAAAVQLNAIDTPVVFSQLSEGKDAVFELEATAEGPGAAAKGESSERKAQLFLKKLEDTMPLSGFNDPVYCEASITVHQFDVSVDWLLVNCTSKQLTNLTIELVSLGGMKLCERPQTYTLNPHETIAVRTSLKVSATESGVIYGTVLYDAPNNQHCSFILNDIHVDIMNYIHPGPCFSAEFREKWGIFDWENKIAVSTTKRDLASLVRFIVQELNMQLLEPYEVEQQEEQDPELELLPTSEENEKCAYVSCNLYAQTAFGEDALANVSVESDGKGLVSGVIRIRSNTQTIAYGIGEKLNMLQKSGKL, via the coding sequence ATGGCGGAGACAGCAGTGTCGAGCcaggaggagagcagcacgcTGCTCGTCGGCGTGGGCAAGGCAGCCAGCGCCATGTCGTCGAAGGAAATCAAGAACGCCCTGGAGAAGGGCGACACCACCGCCCGCGCGAATGCCCTCATGGCCATCATCCGCCTCCACGTGAACGGCGAGCCGCAGAACTACCTGATCATGTCCGTCATCCGCTACATCACCCCCATCGATGACCATCTCATCAAGAAGCTCGTCCTGTACTTTTGGGAGGTGGTTGACAAGCGCGACGCAGATGGCAAACTCCTCTCTGTCATCATTCTCATCTGCAGCTTCTTGCGCAGCGACTTGCTCCACCCGAACGAGTACGTGCGGGGCCTGACGCTGCGCTTCCTCTGCAAGGTGAATGAGGTGGAGCTGATCGAGCCGCTCGTGTCGGCAGTGGTGCAGAACCTGTCGCACAAGGTCGCCTATGTGCGGCGCAATGCGGTGCTGGCAGTGCACTACATCTTCAAGAAGTTCCCAAAGCTGCTCCCCGATGCGCCGGAGCTGGTGGAGTCGGCAATCCGCACCGAGACGGATGTGTCGACGTGCCGCAACGGCCTCGATTTCCTTGCTGCCTTCGCGCCTGAGCGGGCGGCGAGCTACCTCAGTGACTTCCGCGACTCGCACACACTGTCGGCCGTCGATGGGCCATTTCTGATGTCCGTGGTGGAGTTCTGCCGTCAGATGATCCGCGCTAACCCGTACGAGAAGGCGCGCTACGTCCCGgtcctcttctctgttctGCAGAGTAAAAGTGCCGCGGTGCGCTACCAGTGTGCGACGACCCTGCTGAGCCTCTCCTCGTCTCCCACGGCGATCCGTCAGGCGACGCTGACCTACGTCGACATCATCAAGGTGCACTCCGACAACAGCGTGCGGCTGATTGTGGTCGAGCAGCTGAACCAGATGCGCGGGTCGTACCTCTACGTGCTGCAGGACTCGCTGCTCGACATCCTCAGCGTGCTACAGGACGGCTCCATGGCCATTCGCGAGCGCGTAATCGAGCTGGCGGTCGAGCTGGTCACGCGTCGCAACGCCGAGACGTTCATGCAGGCAATGAggaaggagctgctgcgcaccaaCAGCGTGGACTTTGAAGTAGAAGACGCCAACGCTGCCATGGCGTATCGACTGCTCATCATCAAGGCCATAAacacagcgctgctgcgccacccgccgtcggcgccgtcgatgctgccggtgctgctggactACCTGTGCGACACGACCAGCACTAGCAGGGAGGTCATCACTCTCAtcaaggaggtgctgctctcccagccggagctgcgccgcgacacGATGAAGAAGCTGTCGGACATCTTTCCCATGATGACGTCAAGTCCCGTCATGCGCACAGCACTCTGGATGTTCGGCGCGTACGCGTCGTCCgcggacgaggtgctgcagacACTGCGCATGCTCAAGAACGCGGTCGAGCCACTGCCGTTCGAGGCCCCCAAGCCTCTCTCCGGCGACGCAGCCAGCCTCAACACCACCGCGACCACCAACAATGCCTCTTCCCAGTCCAACATGCGTGCCGTGACGACCGTCCTCGAGGACGGCACGTACGTGACCACCTACACCACGGCCAccccagcagccgcggcgaccgcGACGAACGGTCATGGTGAGGGCGACAACAACGatgtgagcagcagcgggctgcGCTTGGCGCTGCTCAGGGGAGACTacttcctcgccgccgccctcgccagCACCCTCACCAAGCTTGTCGTGCAGCTGTTCACCGGGGAGGCCAAGGGGAGCGTGGATGCGGCGACACGCAACACGGCGCAGTCCGACGCCCTCGCCATCCTGCGCGAGGTACTGCGCTACGGCACGGAGGCGGACTCATTGCACCCTATCAGTGCCGACACCAACGAGCACATCCTCCTGAACATTGAGCTACTCTCCAACCCGCAGGCTCCCTTCATGGTtgatgtgctgcgcgcctCCTTGGAGGCGCTAGGGCGTGCAGAGCGGCGTTCGGCAAGGGAGTCTGGCAAgaccgacggcggcggcgctgccaccgcttctgctgccgctgccgtgcagctGAACGCCATCGACACACCTGTCGTGTTCTCGCAGCTGAGTGAGGGCAAGGATGCCGTCTTCGAACTCGAGGCCACCGCCGAGGGCCCGGGTGCCGCGGCGAAGGGGgagagcagcgagcgcaAGGCGCAGCTGTTCCTGAAGAAGCTGGAGGACACGATGCCGCTCTCCGGCTTCAACGACCCCGTCTACTGCGAGGCCAGCATCACGGTTCATCAGTTCGACGTCTCCGTCGACTGGCTGCTGGTGAACTGCACTTCGAAGCAGCTGACGAACCTGACCATCGAGCTCGTCTCGCTCGGCGGCATGAAGCTGTGCGAGCGGCCGCAGACGTACACCCTCAACCCCCACGAGACCATTGCCGTGCGCACCTCGCTGAAAGTGAGCGCCACCGAGAGCGGCGTCATCTACGGCACCGTGCTGTACGACGCGCCGAACAATCAGCACTGCAGCTTCATCCTGAACGACATCCATGTGGACATCATGAACTACATTCATCCGGGCCCGTGCTTCTCCGCGGAGTTCCGAGAGAAGTGGGGAATCTTCGACTGGGAGAACAAGATCGCCGTGTCGACGACGAAGCGCGACCTGGCCAGCTTAGTGCGCTTCATTGTGCAGGAGTTGAacatgcagctgctggagccgtacgaggtggagcagcaggaggagcaggacCCGGAGCTAGAGCTTCTACCGACGTCGGAAGAGAACGAGAAGTGCGCGTACGTCTCGTGCAATCTGTATGCCCAGACCGCCTTTGGCGAGGACGCCTTGGCGAACGTGAGCGTGGAGAGCGACGGGAAGGGTTTGGTGAGTGGCGTGATTCGCATTCGCTCCAACACGCAGACCATCGCCTATGGCATCGGTGAAAAGCTGAACATGCTCCAGAAGTCCGGCAAGCTGTGA
- a CDS encoding pumilio protein 9, putative, whose translation MSSSAERFHSRYFPAVTERRSIAMSRDVAPPLHRNAGRS comes from the coding sequence ATGTCTTCGTCTGCCGAGCGGTTCCATTCGAGGTACTTCCCGGCCGTCACTGAGCGTCGCTCCATCGCGATGTCGAGAGAcgtggcaccgccgctgcaccgcaacGCTGGCCGGTCT
- a CDS encoding pumilio protein, putative, with protein MSSSAGLRDLGRNQTTAQRAMVARKGAAPPLHRNAGRSAAAATFVRPPRASPAAVPAPASCGTAGPLEQASPAAAAVPCARGAGLPTVSAVPVLSLDCEAERGCAGVAPATVAATVAPAVHVAAPVCGTRRLSAMPAAALVEAFRATCEGHVADVACTPQGKALLQAALRTQRPEVLDSVVTELCPRLRDVAVDVHGCHVLRTLVEACTAEQTEALIGAMHASVVLNMCTASQYTRRTLQSLFERREVDLSALVHVLADNAGYLAATQQGCISLMRVFELCDAAQKAELVRELLPKLAALSMDAFANYMVQCAIEHSDRTTAAQYVVAHFTGNILQMSCNKHSSNVLEVVLRCCGEVPAVRRLFLDELVFNPAALKEVVGDLYGNFVVQALIGVVTNPMEFKRVEDRLRPALVGCQFAAKIEGKIKAKRPVPPHAGGAVHHHPYPQSHQQQEEPRTVLCRAYQDAELR; from the coding sequence ATGTCGTCTTCTGCTGGACTTCGCGACCTGGGCCGCAACCAGACaacggcgcagcgcgccatGGTGGCTCGAAagggcgcagcaccgccgctgcaccgcaacGCTGGCCggtctgctgccgctgcgacgtttgtgcggccgccgcgcgcctcGCCGGCTGCTGTGCCCGCGCCCgcgagctgcggcactgcGGGGCCGCTGGAACAGgcctctcctgctgctgctgccgtgccgtgcgcgcgtggtgCTGGACTGCCGACGGTGAgcgcggtgccggtgctgtcgctggactgcgaggcggagcgcggctgcgctggcgtgGCGCCTGCGACGGTGGCCGCCACGGTGGCGCCCGCAGTgcacgtggcggcgccggtgtgcgGGACGCGCAGGCTTTCGGCGAtgcctgctgccgcgctggtgGAGGCGTTCAGGGCGACGTGCGAGGGGCACGTGGCGGACGTTGCGTGCACGCCGCAGggcaaggcgctgctgcaggcggcgctgcggacgCAGCGgccggaggtgctggacTCTGTGGTGACGGAGCTGTGCCCACGGCTgcgcgacgtggcggtgGACGTGCACGGGTGCCACGTGCTGCGGACGCTGGTGGAGGCGTGCACTGCGGAGCAGACGGAGGCGCTGATCGGCGCGATGCACGCGTCGGTTGTGCTGAACATGTGCACTGCGTCGCAGTAcacgcggcgcacgctgcaGTCGCTGTTCGAGCGGCGCGAGGTGGACCTGTCTGCGCTTGTGCACGTGCTCGCGGACAACGCGGGGTACCttgcggcgacgcagcagggGTGCATCTCGCTGATGCGCGTGTTCGAGCTgtgcgacgcggcgcagaaggcggagctggtgcgcgagctgctgccgaagTTGGCTGCGCTGTCGATGGATGCGTTTGCGAACTACATGGTGCAGTGCGCGATCGAGCACAGCGATCGCACGACGGCCGCGCAGTACGTTGTGGCCCACTTCACCGGCAACATATTGCAGATGAGCTGCAACAAGCACTCCAGCAACGTGCTGGAGGTTGTCCTGCGGTGCTGTGGCGAGGTcccggcggtgcggcgccttTTTCTGGACGAGCTGGTTTTCAACCCAGCCGCCctgaaggaggtggtgggcgaTCTGTACGGGAACTTTGTGGTGCAGGCGCTGATCGGCGTTGTGACGAACCCGATGGAGTTCAAGCGCGTGGAGGACCGCCTGCGCCCCGCACTGGTGGGGTGCCAGTTCGCGGCGAAGATCGAGGGGAAGATCAAGGCGAAGCGTCCAGTCCCGCCCCACGCGGGCGGTGCGGTGCACCATCATCCCTACCCGCAGTCGCACCAGCAACAAGAGGAGCCGCGTACCGTACTATGCCGTGCCTATCAGGATGCCGAGCTTCGC
- a CDS encoding kinase-like protein yields the protein MSTASQHRKSDSAERDEVNVKNAPKVASEAEINRRNVVFAEALRCACIAMRVGDDPGYIWTPQRLGAGSFGTVTLAYRHEGDAVWRKTAVKRISLRKEMRLSAVLEKVRCAGREVALCRRAGVSPHVVPMYEPWFDCREGVIALPMDAGDFSLEQYAVHCGFRFPPLVLLSMCAQCARAVAHLHRRGVVHRDVKPDNFVVNVFDTAGGAGAGGDGGRRDARAPLVRILDFGLACGVEEVGQELKRCVGTPHYMAPETFSHLCDCDVPAACDVWSLGVTLFRLATGVFPVFEMDKTWQQPPFTALHSGKLWLPSRNLFHEPLSAESLAVLSVAASMLVLDPRYRPTADAAVLQLQGFQEAFSHQIQSWPPGS from the coding sequence ATGTCGACCGCCTCGCAGCACAGGAAAAGCGATTCGGCGGAGCGTGACGAGGTCAATGTCAAGAACGCTCCTAAAGTCGCGTCAGAGGCGGAAATAAACCGCCGCAACGTTGTCTttgcagaggcgctgcggtgcgcctGCATTGCGATGCGGGTCGGCGACGACCCGGGGTACATCTGGACACCGCAGCGGCTCGGCGCTGGCTCGTTCGGCACAGTGACGCTTGCATACCGTCACGAGGGCGACGCTGTGTGGCGCAAGACCGCGGTGAAGCGCATATCGCTGCGCAAAGAAATGCGCCTCTCAgccgtgctggagaaggtgcggTGCGCTGGGCGCGAGGTGGCCCTGTGCCGTCGCGCTGGGGTGTCGCCGCACGTTGTGCCGATGTACGAGCCATGGTTCGACTGCCGGGAGGGCGTGATCGCGCTGCCGATGGACGCCGGTGACTTCAGCCTGGAGCAGTACGCGGTGCACTGCGGCTTTCGGTtcccgccgctggtgctgctgtcgatgtgcgcgcagtgcgcgcgtgctgtggCGCATCTGCATCGGCGCGGCGTTGTGCACCGTGACGTGAAGCCAGACAACTTCGTGGTGAATGTTTTCGACactgctggtggtgctggtgctggcggtgatggtggccgCCGTGACGCGCGGGCACCGCTCGTGCGCATACTTGACTTTGGGCTCGCGtgcggcgtggaggaggtcggGCAGGAGTTGAAGCGTTGCGTGGGGACACCGCACTACATGGCACCGGAGACGTTTTCGCACCTCTGCGACTGCGACGTGCCTGCGGCGTGCGACGTGTGGAGCCTCGGGGTGACCTTGTTCCGATTGGCCACTGGCGTCTTCCCGGTCTTCGAGATGGACAAGACGTGGCAGCAACCGCCCTTCACCGCGTTACACAGCGGAAAGCTGTGGCTCCCCTCGAGGAATCTCTTCCATGAGCCATTGTCGGCGGAATCGCTAGCGGTGTTGTCAGTCGCTGCGTCGATGCTTGTGCTGGACCCCCGATACCGGCCCACCGCGGATGCTGCGGTGCTACAGCTGCAGGGCTTTCAGGAGGCGTTCAGCCACCAGATCCAGTCATGGCCGCCAGGGTCT
- a CDS encoding kinase-like protein translates to MQT, encoded by the coding sequence ATGCAGACATGA
- a CDS encoding RNasePH-like protein — MSLGTAAISLAEVRAVQDGVVNDVREDGRTLLQRRPVYVTSRTSPSSPATAAAGDAQESYNGSYVEVNASGTVVLAAATPSVVDGCATAGPNSSADTEHERASDTGRGRLHITIDAVPHVLDTYASAVGGRNVGRYRRDYLAFLASTMRQVFGAAQVEVQEQQGVAEAEVVQEEAGEATGGAFTASSSSPSAGASWAAPAAGCSGDHMLNGFPAADLYVGEGFGFMIHVDVHVLQSSGGNLFTAIAYAVHAVLRSLRLPAVTLYKAPGDVAGVSVEVDRSKPYRKAVSWAHMPLLCVLLVSPTGHCVVDPTLREEWAMPQQVHVAAGANGQVMYFRYQQLPSRRGNAYQLRTAEPSSATDGCASYVAPPSALSVNDCWSILCDAVHICQAMLHDCEEALTQGESA; from the coding sequence ATGTCGCTTGGGACGGCAGCCATCAGCCtcgcggaggtgcgcgccgTTCAAGATGGCGTGGTGAACGACGTACGCGAAGATgggcgcacgctgctgcagcgccggccggTATACGTCACGTCCCGAACAAGCCCTTCTTCCCCGGCTACTGCGGCTGCCGGTGATGCGCAGGAGAGTTACAACGGCAGCTATGTGGAAGTGAACGCCAGCGGCACGGTCGTGTTGGCGGCTGCCACACCTTCGGTCGTGGATGgctgcgccactgctggCCCGAACTCTAGCGCTGACACAGAGCATGAACGCGCATCAGACACAGGCAGGGGCAGGCTGCACATCACCATTGATGCCGTGCCGCACGTGCTGGACACGTACGCAAGCGCTGTTGGCGGCCGCAACGTGGGCCGCTACCGCCGCGACTATCTTGCCTTTTTGGCCTCGACTATGCGGCAGGTGTTCGGCGCCGCGCAAGTGGAGGTGCAGGAGCAACAGggcgtggcggaggcggaggtagtgcaggaggaggcgggcgaAGCCACTGGCGGGGCGTTcacggcatcgtcgtcgaGTCCGTCAGCTGGCGCATCTtgggcggcgccagcggcagggtgcagcggcgaccaTATGCTGAACGGCTTCCCTGCAGCGGACTTGTACGTTGGCGAGGGCTTCGGCTTCATGATTCACGTCGACGTGCACGTCCTGCAATCCAGCGGTGGCAACCTGTTCACCGCCATTGCGTACGCCGTCCACGCGGTGCTCCGGTCGCTTCGACTGCCGGCCGTCACCCTGTACAAGGCGCCAGGAGACGTCGCAGGTGTTTCCGTCGAGGTGGATCGCTCGAAGCCGTATCGCAAGGCTGTCAGCTGGGCTCAtatgccgctgctgtgcgtgctTCTTGTGTCGCCGACTGGTCACTGCGTCGTGGACCCTACCTTACGCGAGGAGTGGGCCATGCCGCAACAGGTGCAtgtggcggccggcgcgaACGGCCAGGTGATGTACTTCCGATACCAGCAGCTTCCTTCGCGCCGCGGCAACGCGTATCAGCTGCGGACTGCTGAGCCGTCATCTGCCACGGATGGGTGCGCCAGCTACGTGGCACCACCGTCTGCGTTGAGTGTAAACGACTGCTGGTCTATTTTATGCGACGCAGTGCACATCTGTCAGGCAATGCTGCACGACTGCGAGGAGGCTCTGACCCAAGGCGAGAGCGCGTAA
- a CDS encoding axoneme central apparatus protein, putative, whose amino-acid sequence MSNRVILQTFDEYQKARVRFVQTIADLASKPANIEALQHAGVMQLLRPLLLDSVPSVQQSAALAIGRLANSSEEMAENVVSGDVLTQLVYSLGDQNRFYKKSAAFVLRSVARHSPQLAQAVADSQAVEALVGCLEEFDPTVKESAAWALGYVARHNADLAQEVVDKGAVPPLVLCVQEPELSLKRVAASTLGDIAKHSPELAQSIVDQDAITHLAPLIASSDAKLKRQVCQCLAQIAKHSVELAELVVEGEIFPKIFLLLADSDEVVQKNAATCIREIAKHTPELAQLVVNAGGVGALVEYTTTTKGSTRLPGIMTLGYLSAFSETLALAVIVAHGIMPLADALEKEAEDHIRAAAAWSLGQLGRHSADHAKAVADCNVLPRLLDVYLSPSSSDDLQTKSKRALKAIIQHCVYLPALEPLLHPDAPQDVLKYVCGQYAKVLPTDVAAKREFVANRGLATVQRIKAEPGSSLAESIQIINSCFPPEIVEYYSPEYAQTFIEKIENYHVQQH is encoded by the coding sequence ATGTCGAATCGGGTTATTCTGCAAACCTTCGACGAGTACCAGAAGGCACGCGTCAGGTTCGTGCAGACGATCGCGGACTTAGCTTCCAAGCCGGCTAACATCGAGGCATTGCAGCATGCAGGTGTaatgcagctgctgcgcccacTGCTACTCGACAGCGTGCCGTCGGTGCAGCAGtccgccgcgctggcgaTTGGCCGCCTCGCGAACTCTAGTGAGGAGATGGCGGAGAACGTCGTTTCTGGAGATGTGCTGACGCAGTTGGTGTACTCGCTTGGCGACCAGAATCGCTTTTACAAGAAATCAGCCGCGTttgtgctgcgcagcgtggcgCGGCACTCTCCGCAGCTTGCCCAGGCTGTCGCCGACAGccaggcggtggaggcgctcgTCGGCTGCCTGGAGGAGTTCGATCCGACCGTGAAGGAGAGCGCCGCGTGGGCTCTAGGCTACGTCGCCCGCCACAACGCAGATCTCGcgcaggaggtggtggacaAAGGCGCTgtaccgccgctggtgctgtgcgTGCAGGAGCCGGAACTGTCTCTGAAGCGAGTGGCGGCCTCAACGCTGGGCGATATCGCCAAGCACAGCCCAGAGCTGGCCCAGTCCATTGTTGACCAGGACGCTATCACTCACCTGGCGCCGCtcatcgccagcagcgacgcgaaGCTGAAGCGGCAGGTGTGCCAGTGCCTGGCGCAGATCGCCAAGCACAGCGTtgagctggcggagctggtcGTCGAGGGAGAGATCTTTCCAAAGATCTtcctgctgctcgccgaCAGCGATGAGGTGGTGCAGAAGAACGCGGCGACGTGCATTCGCGAGATTGCGAAGCACACACcagagctggcgcagctcgtggtgaacgccggcggcgtgggcGCACTGGTGGAATACACCACCACGACGAAAGGCAGCACGCGCCTGCCGGGCATTATGACGCTCGGCTACCTTTCCGCCTTCTCCGAGACGCTGGCACTTGCCGTCATCGTGGCGCACGGCATCATGCCGCTGGCTGACGCGTTGGAGAAAGAGGCTGAAGACCACAtacgtgccgccgcggcgtggtCACTGGGGCAGCTCGGCCGCCATAGCGCCGATCACGCCAAGGCGGTGGCTGATTGCAACGTGCTTCCTCGCCTGCTGGACGTGTACCTCAGCCCCAGCAGCTCCGACGACCTGCAGACGAAGAGCAAGCGCGCCCTCAAGGCTATCATCCAGCACTGTGTCTACTTGCCCGCCCTAGaaccgctgctgcaccccgATGCGCCGCAGGACGTCCTCAAGTACGTCTGTGGCCAGTACGCGAAGGTGTTGCCCACCGACGTGGCCGCGAAGCGCGAGTTCGTGGCGAACCGCGGCCTGGCCACGGTGCAGCGCATCAAGGCTGAGCCGGGTAGTTCCCTGGCCGAGTCCATCCAGATCATCAACAGCTGCTTCCCGCCGGAGATTGTAGAATACTATTCGCCAGAGTACGCACAGACGTTTATCGAGAAGATCGAGAACTAccacgtgcagcagcactag